From the Leptospira sp. WS60.C2 genome, one window contains:
- a CDS encoding DUF6272 family protein, with amino-acid sequence MRKYGNLTHSSVSEKEPESIIEIHLKPLDLMRYWRRIGILSDFIGYFYGFSFLPNVPTDSMDMKNSEIVNSISTVFNELLENAAKYSYDKKADIEISLIHRGRSFEMLVRNKTNESNVAAYEKSLKEIFSANDLEKLYFQKIESNDPESSRSGIGLIMVLKDYPVEMEVTLETEGDHTIITSRIIYFTDVSPQS; translated from the coding sequence ATGCGAAAATATGGCAACCTAACACACTCATCTGTTTCTGAAAAAGAACCAGAGTCGATTATCGAAATCCATCTCAAACCCTTGGATTTGATGCGTTATTGGCGTAGGATTGGAATTCTTTCTGATTTTATCGGTTACTTTTATGGGTTCTCATTTTTGCCGAATGTTCCCACCGATTCTATGGACATGAAGAATTCGGAGATTGTGAATTCTATCTCAACGGTATTCAATGAACTGTTAGAAAACGCAGCTAAATACTCTTATGACAAAAAGGCAGACATAGAAATCTCCCTCATTCACAGAGGGAGATCCTTTGAGATGCTTGTTCGAAACAAAACAAACGAGTCCAATGTGGCGGCCTATGAAAAAAGCTTAAAAGAAATTTTCTCTGCAAACGATTTAGAGAAATTGTACTTTCAAAAAATTGAATCCAATGATCCCGAATCGAGTCGATCTGGGATTGGCCTCATCATGGTTCTAAAAGATTATCCAGTGGAGATGGAAGTGACTTTGGAAACAGAAGGAGATCATACGATCATCACAAGTCGCATCATTTACTTTACAGACGTGTCCCCTCAATCATAA